The following are encoded together in the Blautia obeum ATCC 29174 genome:
- a CDS encoding calcium/sodium antiporter, which produces MEQYINNAPFALVIMFLIIGFVFLIKGADFFVEGSSSIAKKLKVPSIIIGLTIVAMGTSLPETAVSVTASLVHNNELAVSNVVGSNIFNLMFVIGVCAIMTPIMVQKDTIVRDIPLSVICALLLLGLGYLALGDVHGMILGHLDGAVFLGAFAGYIFYMIRTAMKARTEGKKVEIEAVEELEDGELKLLSYPKSILCIVGGAVAIAFGGDMTVDAASRIAIDLGMSQTLVGLTIVSIGTSLPELVTSVVAARKNEVDMAVGNAVGSNIFNILMVLGIASAISPMSLISENVIDILVLVGFSVVVWFFARSDRKITRNEGIAMVAMYLIYTAYIIMR; this is translated from the coding sequence ATGGAGCAATATATAAATAATGCACCGTTTGCATTGGTAATCATGTTTTTGATTATAGGTTTTGTGTTCCTGATCAAAGGAGCAGATTTTTTTGTTGAGGGAAGTTCCAGCATTGCAAAGAAGCTGAAAGTTCCTTCAATCATCATCGGTCTAACGATCGTTGCAATGGGAACATCCCTTCCGGAAACTGCAGTCAGTGTGACTGCATCATTGGTGCACAATAATGAACTTGCAGTCAGTAATGTAGTCGGATCTAATATTTTTAATCTGATGTTTGTGATCGGTGTTTGTGCGATAATGACACCGATCATGGTGCAGAAGGATACGATCGTGAGGGATATTCCACTATCTGTTATCTGTGCGCTGCTTCTTCTGGGACTGGGATATCTTGCACTGGGAGATGTACACGGAATGATATTGGGACATTTGGACGGAGCTGTTTTTCTGGGCGCATTTGCGGGATATATTTTCTATATGATCCGAACTGCAATGAAAGCAAGAACCGAAGGGAAAAAAGTCGAGATCGAAGCAGTTGAGGAGCTGGAAGATGGAGAACTGAAACTGTTGTCTTATCCAAAGAGTATTCTCTGCATTGTTGGTGGTGCAGTGGCAATTGCATTTGGTGGGGATATGACAGTTGATGCGGCAAGCAGGATCGCAATAGATCTGGGAATGAGCCAGACACTTGTGGGATTGACGATCGTTTCAATTGGAACGTCACTTCCTGAACTGGTTACTTCTGTGGTTGCGGCACGCAAAAATGAAGTTGATATGGCAGTGGGAAATGCAGTCGGTTCGAATATATTTAATATTCTGATGGTCCTTGGTATTGCATCTGCTATCAGTCCGATGTCGCTGATCAGTGAAAATGTGATCGATATTCTGGTCCTTGTCGGCTTTTCTGTCGTAGTCTGGTTTTTTGCCAGAAGTGACAGGAAGATCACAAGAAACGAGGGTATTGCCATGGTGGCAATGTATCTGATCTACACGGCATATATTATTATGAGATGA
- the glmS gene encoding glutamine--fructose-6-phosphate transaminase (isomerizing): MCGIVGFTGCHQAAPILLDGLSKLEYRGYDSAGIAVRDGEGETEVIKAKGRLKVLSEKTNDGESVPGTCGIGHTRWATHGEPSENNAHPHVSDDGNVVAVHNGIIENYQELKDKLLRKGYAFYSETDTEVAVKLVDYYYKKYEGTPVDAINHAMVRIRGSYALAIMFKDYPEEIYVARKDSPMILGVSDGESYVASDVPAILKYTRNVYYIGNLEMARVRKGEITFYNLDGEEIQKQMKTIEWDAEAAEKAGFEHFMMKEIHEQPKAVQDTLSSVVKDGQIDLSEIGLTDENIQDIDQIYIIACGSAYHVGMAAQYVFEDMVRVPVRVELASEFRYRNPILNPKALAIIISQSGETADSLAALRLCKENNIRTLGIVNVVGSSIAREADNVFYTLAGPEISVATTKAYSTQLIASYALAIQFAKVKGTISEEQYAAYIKELETLPDKIQRIIDDKERIQWFASKQANAKDVFFIGRGIDYAICLEGSLKMKEISYIHSEAYAAGELKHGTISLIEDGTLVIGVLTQPALYEKTVSNMVECKSRGAYLMGLTTFGNYNIEDTADFTVYMPKTDPHFATSLAVIPLQLLGYYVSVAKGLDVDKPRNLAKSVTVE; this comes from the coding sequence ATGTGTGGAATAGTTGGTTTTACAGGATGCCATCAGGCAGCCCCGATCCTTCTGGATGGCCTTTCTAAGCTGGAATATCGTGGATATGATTCCGCGGGTATTGCGGTTCGTGATGGCGAAGGTGAGACAGAAGTCATCAAGGCGAAAGGACGTCTGAAGGTTTTATCCGAGAAGACAAATGACGGAGAATCTGTTCCGGGTACATGTGGTATCGGACATACCAGATGGGCAACTCACGGCGAACCATCTGAGAACAATGCACACCCACATGTAAGTGATGATGGAAATGTTGTTGCAGTTCATAACGGAATCATTGAGAACTATCAGGAGCTGAAGGATAAACTTCTTCGCAAAGGTTATGCATTTTATTCTGAGACCGATACAGAAGTTGCTGTTAAACTGGTGGATTATTATTACAAGAAATACGAGGGAACACCGGTCGATGCGATCAATCATGCAATGGTCCGTATCCGTGGTTCTTATGCACTTGCAATCATGTTTAAAGATTATCCGGAAGAAATCTATGTAGCTCGTAAAGACAGCCCGATGATTCTGGGTGTTTCTGATGGAGAGTCTTACGTTGCATCTGATGTTCCGGCTATTCTGAAATATACAAGAAATGTATATTATATCGGAAACCTGGAGATGGCCCGCGTTCGTAAAGGTGAGATCACATTCTATAACCTGGATGGCGAAGAAATCCAGAAACAGATGAAAACAATCGAGTGGGATGCAGAAGCAGCAGAAAAAGCCGGTTTCGAGCATTTCATGATGAAAGAGATCCACGAGCAGCCGAAAGCAGTTCAGGACACTTTGAGTTCTGTTGTGAAAGACGGACAGATCGATCTTTCTGAAATCGGACTTACAGATGAAAATATTCAGGACATTGACCAGATTTATATTATCGCATGTGGTTCTGCATATCATGTGGGAATGGCTGCACAGTATGTATTTGAAGATATGGTTCGTGTTCCAGTTCGTGTTGAGCTGGCATCCGAATTCCGTTACAGAAATCCGATTTTGAATCCGAAAGCGCTGGCAATCATTATCAGCCAGTCCGGTGAGACTGCAGACAGTCTTGCAGCACTGCGTCTCTGCAAAGAAAACAACATCCGTACACTTGGCATTGTAAATGTGGTTGGTTCCTCTATTGCGCGTGAAGCAGACAATGTCTTCTATACACTTGCAGGTCCGGAGATCTCTGTTGCAACAACAAAAGCATACAGCACACAGCTGATTGCGTCCTATGCGCTGGCTATCCAGTTTGCAAAAGTAAAAGGTACGATTTCCGAGGAACAGTACGCGGCATATATTAAAGAACTTGAAACTCTGCCGGACAAGATTCAGAGGATCATTGATGACAAGGAGCGTATTCAGTGGTTCGCATCTAAACAGGCGAATGCAAAAGATGTATTCTTCATCGGTCGTGGCATTGATTATGCAATCTGTCTGGAAGGCAGCTTGAAGATGAAAGAAATCAGTTACATTCATTCTGAGGCATATGCAGCAGGTGAGCTGAAACACGGAACTATCTCCTTGATCGAAGACGGTACACTGGTGATCGGCGTTCTCACTCAGCCGGCTCTTTATGAAAAAACAGTCAGCAACATGGTAGAGTGCAAGAGCCGTGGCGCTTACCTGATGGGCCTGACTACATTTGGAAATTATAATATCGAAGATACTGCGGACTTCACTGTATATATGCCGAAGACAGATCCGCATTTTGCAACATCCCTTGCAGTCATTCCACTGCAGTTGCTGGGATACTATGTAAGTGTTGCCAAGGGTCTTGATGTAGATAAGCCGAGAAACCTTGCAAAGAGCGTAACGGTTGAATAA
- a CDS encoding AAA family ATPase, with protein sequence MKNIYLLKYSVKGIKTLDELVSLSFYKKIIPKNPDTQEYNIKAIYGMNGTGKSAIVCSVEILKNLLVNEEYLTNPLVQKKLGELINKKTNELFIEADYLYKYDNGQLLQFYYNVIVSRTVSGKYVVSYEKLTSKNATSKSEKMTTIFEIQNGKIVYIERKEEDKEFTELLFNKTMNLLENSSMACLFMNKLFRNIVIEDKTIYKKELFFKLVSVGVFGLNLHAYMDQYDYHKEYLIENPEKYCEYDIQTKQLQYLIMSIDGLCDLKGSKNYVLKKAYKQFSKAVGELYEFLHIFKSDLKNIEIDRKENKDFWLCDLIMVYDDYKVHAEFESTGIKKLIRLFTYLQKMVRGEIVFIDEFDSNLHDVYLCAILEYLMEHGKGQLCFTTHNVGPMDVLRRRKKSIDFLSENHKIYPWTANGNYSPAKLYRNGMIEGSPFNVDSIDFIGVFDSGEEDE encoded by the coding sequence ATGAAAAACATATATTTGCTCAAGTATTCTGTTAAAGGTATAAAAACATTGGACGAGTTAGTTTCCTTATCTTTTTATAAAAAAATAATTCCTAAAAATCCAGATACACAGGAATATAATATAAAAGCGATTTATGGTATGAATGGTACGGGTAAATCTGCGATTGTATGCTCGGTTGAGATACTGAAAAATTTGCTTGTTAATGAAGAATATTTAACGAATCCATTAGTGCAGAAAAAACTGGGTGAACTGATCAATAAGAAAACAAATGAATTGTTTATAGAGGCTGATTATCTATACAAATATGATAATGGACAATTACTTCAGTTCTACTATAATGTGATAGTATCCAGAACTGTTTCGGGTAAATATGTTGTTTCATATGAGAAACTGACATCAAAAAATGCTACGTCAAAAAGTGAAAAAATGACAACAATTTTTGAAATTCAAAATGGAAAGATTGTTTATATTGAAAGAAAAGAGGAAGATAAAGAGTTCACTGAACTGCTCTTTAACAAAACTATGAACCTTTTGGAAAATTCTTCTATGGCGTGTTTGTTTATGAACAAGTTGTTTAGAAATATCGTGATAGAAGATAAAACAATCTATAAAAAAGAGCTTTTTTTCAAGTTGGTTTCTGTTGGGGTGTTTGGATTGAATCTTCATGCATATATGGATCAATATGATTATCATAAGGAATATTTGATAGAAAATCCGGAAAAATATTGTGAGTATGATATACAAACAAAGCAATTACAATATTTGATCATGAGTATAGATGGATTGTGTGATTTGAAAGGTTCAAAGAATTATGTATTAAAAAAAGCCTATAAACAATTTTCGAAAGCTGTAGGAGAGCTATATGAATTTTTGCACATATTTAAGTCTGACCTGAAAAATATAGAGATTGACAGGAAAGAAAACAAAGACTTTTGGTTATGTGATTTGATTATGGTTTATGATGATTACAAAGTGCATGCAGAATTTGAAAGTACGGGTATTAAAAAACTTATTCGTTTATTTACCTATCTGCAGAAGATGGTTCGCGGAGAAATTGTTTTCATTGATGAATTCGATTCAAATCTGCATGATGTTTATTTGTGTGCGATTCTGGAATATCTGATGGAGCATGGTAAGGGACAGTTATGCTTTACAACACATAATGTTGGGCCAATGGATGTCCTGAGACGACGCAAAAAGTCTATTGATTTTTTATCTGAAAATCATAAAATATATCCATGGACAGCAAATGGAAATTATTCACCTGCAAAACTGTACAGAAATGGAATGATTGAAGGATCTCCATTTAATGTGGATTCTATAGATTTTATTGGTGTATTTGATTCGGGTGAGGAGGATGAATAA
- a CDS encoding AAA family ATPase: MQRYMCVSRPRRFGKSTAADMLAAYYGRNEDTSVLFEKLKISQEQSYQKHLNKYDVIKINMQEFLSMSESVEDMLSILQMRLIKDLKSAYPEVVSSDRLIFAMQDVFAETKCQFVILIDEWDCLFREYKQDKEVQKKYLDFLRMWLKNKEYVALAYMTGILPIKKYGSHSALNMFSEYSMLNPREMAEFFGFTEKEVQELCSKYDRSFEETKAWYNGYELSVVEAQKLKVYAMYNPKSVVDAMLSGIFDNYWNQTETYEALKAYICMNFDGLKDSVIKILAGDRVQINTGTFSNDMTSFQSRDDILTLLVHLGYLSYHWPDKIVAIPNKEVSQEYVNAISTMDWNEVIHSVEASRKLL, encoded by the coding sequence ATGCAGCGATATATGTGTGTGAGTCGTCCGAGAAGATTTGGTAAATCAACAGCGGCAGACATGCTGGCAGCATACTACGGGCGAAATGAAGATACATCAGTTTTATTCGAAAAATTGAAAATCAGTCAGGAACAATCATACCAGAAACATTTAAATAAATATGATGTGATTAAAATTAATATGCAGGAATTTTTGAGCATGAGTGAGAGCGTTGAGGATATGTTGAGTATTCTGCAAATGAGATTGATTAAAGATTTAAAAAGTGCTTATCCGGAGGTTGTCAGCAGTGACCGTCTTATATTTGCCATGCAGGATGTTTTTGCAGAGACAAAATGTCAGTTTGTTATATTGATTGACGAATGGGACTGCCTTTTTCGAGAATATAAGCAGGATAAAGAAGTACAGAAAAAATATCTGGACTTTCTCAGAATGTGGCTGAAGAATAAAGAATATGTTGCGCTTGCTTATATGACAGGAATCCTTCCGATTAAGAAATATGGTTCACATTCTGCATTAAATATGTTTTCTGAGTACTCTATGCTTAACCCACGTGAAATGGCAGAGTTTTTCGGATTTACGGAAAAAGAAGTTCAGGAGCTTTGCAGCAAATATGACAGAAGTTTTGAGGAAACAAAAGCATGGTATAATGGATATGAGTTATCTGTTGTGGAAGCACAGAAACTAAAAGTTTATGCGATGTATAATCCAAAATCTGTAGTAGATGCCATGCTCAGTGGGATTTTTGACAATTATTGGAACCAGACAGAGACGTACGAAGCATTAAAGGCATATATATGTATGAATTTTGATGGACTCAAAGACTCTGTTATAAAAATATTGGCAGGTGATCGGGTACAGATCAATACAGGTACGTTTTCAAATGATATGACATCATTTCAAAGCAGAGATGATATATTGACTTTGCTTGTGCATTTAGGATATCTCAGTTATCATTGGCCGGATAAAATAGTCGCAATTCCTAATAAGGAAGTATCTCAGGAATATGTCAATGCTATCAGTACGATGGATTGGAATGAGGTTATTCATTCAGTAGAAGCTTCCAGAAAATTGCTTTAG
- a CDS encoding PD-(D/E)XK nuclease domain-containing protein — protein sequence MNADAVADGIDRAHREISILQYNDENSLSCTINLAFYFAREYYTIIRELPTGKGFEDICFVPRKLHADKPAAVIELKWDKDAEGAIAQIKEKRYAEALKEYHGNLLLAGINYDRKTKKYSCVIEKYEMI from the coding sequence ATGAATGCGGATGCTGTTGCAGATGGAATAGACCGGGCACATCGAGAAATTTCAATATTACAGTATAATGATGAAAATTCTCTGAGTTGTACGATTAACCTTGCCTTTTATTTTGCAAGGGAATATTACACAATTATAAGAGAATTGCCAACAGGAAAAGGATTTGAGGATATCTGTTTTGTGCCAAGAAAACTTCATGCAGATAAACCGGCAGCGGTAATCGAGTTAAAATGGGACAAAGATGCAGAAGGAGCTATTGCACAGATAAAAGAGAAACGATACGCAGAAGCATTGAAAGAGTATCACGGAAACCTGCTCCTCGCGGGAATTAATTATGATAGAAAAACGAAAAAATACAGTTGTGTGATAGAAAAGTATGAGATGATATAA
- a CDS encoding S8 family peptidase: MNESFYTGKGIGVAILDTGIYPHIDFDSRICAFADFIAHKKVPYDDNGHGTCVAGILAGSGRASMGKYKGMAPGSRIAALKVLDRFGNGNKEDVLQAFRWILQNRERYKLRIVNISVGTTYRTRNEQDVLVQGVEKLWDEGLVVVAAAGNQGPKPGSVTAPGCSKKIITVGSSDMLSGKRAVSGRGPTFECVCKPDLVAPGRQIMACTPGAGNLYSMKSGTSMSTPLVSGAIALALEKDSLLSNVEIKMMLRDSCDDMGLPRNQQGWGKFNCKKFLAL, from the coding sequence ATGAACGAGTCATTTTATACAGGAAAGGGAATCGGAGTGGCAATTCTTGACACGGGAATCTATCCGCATATAGATTTTGACAGCAGAATCTGTGCTTTTGCGGATTTTATTGCACATAAAAAAGTTCCATATGACGACAATGGACATGGAACCTGTGTAGCCGGAATTCTGGCCGGGAGTGGCAGGGCCTCCATGGGAAAATATAAAGGGATGGCACCAGGCAGCAGGATAGCAGCGCTGAAAGTACTTGATCGGTTTGGAAATGGAAATAAAGAAGATGTCCTGCAGGCTTTTCGCTGGATTTTACAGAACAGGGAACGATACAAGCTTCGAATTGTTAATATTTCTGTGGGAACGACTTATCGCACACGAAACGAGCAGGATGTACTGGTGCAGGGTGTGGAGAAATTATGGGATGAAGGCCTGGTGGTGGTTGCGGCGGCAGGAAATCAGGGACCAAAGCCGGGGAGCGTGACGGCACCTGGATGCAGCAAAAAGATCATTACGGTGGGATCCAGTGATATGCTCTCGGGAAAGCGGGCAGTATCCGGGCGCGGACCAACATTTGAATGCGTGTGTAAACCGGATCTGGTGGCACCGGGACGGCAGATTATGGCATGTACGCCGGGAGCTGGAAACCTGTACAGCATGAAAAGCGGCACATCCATGTCAACACCGCTGGTGTCCGGTGCGATTGCGCTGGCACTGGAAAAAGATTCTCTGCTTTCCAATGTAGAGATTAAAATGATGCTGCGAGACAGCTGCGATGATATGGGACTGCCGAGAAACCAGCAGGGATGGGGAAAGTTCAACTGCAAAAAGTTTTTGGCATTATAG
- a CDS encoding NADP-dependent isocitrate dehydrogenase — MEKIQMTTPLVEMDGDEMTRILWKMIKDELLLPFIDLNTEYYDLGLNYRNETDDQVTIDAAEATKKYGVAVKCATITPNHARMDEYDLKKMYKSPNGTIRAILDGTVFRAPIVVKGIEPCVRNWKKPITLARHAYGDIYKNTEMYIDKPGKVELVYTSEDGEEKRSLVQEFKAPGVAMGMHNMTASIESFARSCFNYALDTKQDVWFGAKDTISKTYDAKFKEVFQTVFDTEFKDRFEEAGLTYFYSLIDDIVARVMKAEGGFIWACKNYDGDVMSDMVSSAFGSLAMMTSVLVSPQGYYEYEAAHGTVQRHYYRHLEGKETSTNSVATIFAWTGALRKRGELDGNQKLEEFADKLEKATLSTIESGKMTKDLALITTIENPTVLNSRDFILAIRESLEKML, encoded by the coding sequence ATGGAAAAAATTCAAATGACGACACCGTTGGTAGAGATGGACGGAGATGAGATGACCAGAATCCTCTGGAAAATGATCAAAGATGAACTTCTTCTTCCGTTTATTGATCTGAACACAGAGTATTATGATCTTGGGTTAAATTATCGTAATGAAACAGATGACCAGGTTACGATCGATGCTGCCGAAGCAACTAAGAAATATGGTGTTGCAGTAAAATGTGCGACGATCACACCAAATCATGCACGTATGGACGAATATGATCTCAAGAAGATGTACAAGAGCCCGAATGGTACGATCCGTGCAATCCTTGATGGAACAGTATTCCGTGCACCGATCGTTGTAAAGGGAATTGAGCCATGTGTACGCAACTGGAAGAAACCGATCACACTTGCGCGTCATGCATATGGAGATATTTACAAGAATACAGAGATGTACATTGACAAACCAGGTAAGGTTGAGCTGGTTTACACTTCAGAAGACGGTGAAGAGAAACGCTCCCTTGTACAGGAGTTCAAAGCACCGGGAGTTGCGATGGGCATGCACAACATGACTGCATCCATTGAAAGCTTTGCAAGAAGCTGTTTTAACTATGCACTGGATACGAAGCAGGATGTATGGTTTGGTGCGAAAGATACAATCTCCAAGACATACGATGCGAAATTCAAAGAAGTATTCCAGACGGTATTTGACACAGAATTTAAGGACAGATTCGAAGAAGCAGGACTTACTTATTTCTACAGTCTGATCGATGATATCGTAGCGCGTGTTATGAAGGCAGAAGGCGGATTTATCTGGGCATGCAAGAACTATGACGGAGATGTTATGAGCGATATGGTTTCTTCTGCATTCGGTTCTCTTGCAATGATGACATCAGTACTTGTTTCTCCTCAGGGATATTACGAATATGAAGCAGCGCATGGAACAGTACAGAGACATTATTATCGTCATCTGGAAGGAAAAGAAACTTCTACCAACTCTGTGGCAACGATTTTTGCATGGACAGGAGCTCTTCGTAAACGTGGAGAATTGGATGGCAATCAGAAACTGGAAGAGTTTGCAGATAAACTGGAAAAAGCTACCCTTTCCACGATTGAAAGTGGCAAGATGACCAAAGACCTTGCACTGATTACAACGATTGAGAATCCGACTGTACTGAACAGCCGTGATTTCATCCTTGCAATCAGAGAATCTCTGGAAAAAATGCTTTAA
- the abc-f gene encoding ribosomal protection-like ABC-F family protein, with amino-acid sequence MILSCQGISKSFGEKVILEDASFHIEEREKAALIGNNGAGKTTLLRIIMEEIHADAGQVVLAKDKRIGYLAQYQDVQGHLSVYEELLSTKQYIIDMEERLRAMEVQMKNASGEELDRLMNSYTRLTHEFELENGYAYKSELMGVLNGLGFTEEDFTKQVATLSGGQKTRVALGKLLISKPDILLLDEPTNHLDMESIAWLETYLLNYPGAVFIVSHDRYFLDKVVTKVIEIDAGQVRMYAGNYSAYAEKKAQLRDAQYKAYLNQQREIKHQEAVIVKLKSFNREKSIKRAESREKMLNKIQRIDKPIEVQSQMRLSLEPRVVSGNDVLTVEDLAKSFPQQKLFSNISFQIKRGERVALIGNNGTGKTTMLKILNGLLDADTGSFSLGAKVQIGYYDQEHHVLHAEKTIFEEISDTYPTLTETQIRNMLAAFLFTGDDVFKVISSLSGGERGRVSLAKLMLSEANFLILDEPTNHLDIASKEILEEALNSYTGTVLYVSHDRYFINQTATRILDLTNQSVVNYIGDYDYYLEKKEELTEKYAPTAQEATEEVNEETPSEGKLTWQQQKEEQARKRKQENELKKVEKRIEELETRDKEIDDTLVLPDVCTNVGRCAELSREKDKIQAELEELYEKWEELA; translated from the coding sequence ATGATTTTATCATGTCAGGGTATCTCCAAATCCTTCGGTGAAAAAGTGATTCTGGAAGATGCCTCTTTTCATATAGAAGAACGCGAAAAAGCTGCTCTGATCGGTAATAACGGTGCCGGCAAAACCACACTTCTTCGCATTATAATGGAAGAGATCCATGCAGATGCCGGACAGGTAGTTCTTGCCAAGGACAAACGCATCGGTTACCTCGCCCAGTATCAGGATGTGCAGGGACACCTTTCTGTATATGAAGAACTCTTAAGCACCAAACAGTATATCATCGATATGGAAGAACGCCTTCGTGCCATGGAAGTCCAGATGAAAAATGCTTCCGGCGAAGAACTTGACCGCCTGATGAACTCCTACACCCGCCTGACTCATGAATTTGAACTGGAGAATGGCTATGCCTACAAAAGCGAACTTATGGGTGTTCTGAATGGTCTCGGATTTACAGAAGAGGATTTTACCAAACAGGTGGCGACTCTTTCCGGCGGTCAGAAAACACGTGTTGCCCTCGGTAAACTGCTGATTTCCAAACCAGATATCCTTCTGCTCGATGAGCCTACCAACCACCTGGATATGGAAAGCATTGCCTGGCTGGAAACTTATCTTCTCAATTATCCTGGTGCTGTTTTCATTGTATCTCATGACCGCTATTTTCTGGACAAAGTTGTCACAAAAGTCATCGAGATCGATGCCGGACAGGTTCGTATGTATGCCGGTAATTACTCCGCTTATGCAGAGAAAAAAGCACAGCTTCGTGATGCCCAGTACAAGGCATATCTCAACCAGCAGCGCGAGATCAAGCATCAGGAAGCCGTTATCGTCAAGCTGAAATCTTTCAACAGAGAAAAATCCATCAAACGTGCAGAGAGCCGTGAAAAGATGCTGAATAAGATTCAGCGGATCGACAAACCGATCGAAGTCCAGAGCCAGATGCGTCTTTCTCTTGAGCCACGCGTGGTCAGTGGAAACGATGTCCTTACCGTAGAAGATCTCGCCAAAAGTTTCCCACAGCAGAAACTTTTTTCCAATATTTCTTTCCAGATCAAACGAGGCGAGCGCGTAGCACTGATCGGAAACAACGGAACCGGCAAAACTACAATGCTCAAGATTCTCAACGGACTTCTGGATGCAGACACCGGAAGCTTCTCTCTGGGTGCCAAAGTGCAGATTGGTTACTATGATCAGGAGCATCATGTACTTCATGCAGAAAAAACAATTTTTGAGGAAATTTCAGACACATATCCGACACTGACCGAGACACAGATCCGTAATATGCTGGCAGCATTTCTCTTTACCGGAGACGATGTATTCAAAGTGATCTCCTCTCTTTCCGGTGGCGAACGAGGCCGTGTTTCTCTTGCAAAACTGATGCTCTCAGAAGCAAACTTTCTGATTCTCGATGAGCCTACCAACCACCTGGATATCGCATCCAAAGAAATCCTGGAGGAAGCCCTGAACAGCTACACCGGAACGGTACTGTACGTTTCTCATGACCGTTATTTCATCAACCAGACTGCAACCCGCATTCTTGATCTGACAAATCAGTCAGTTGTCAACTATATCGGTGATTACGACTACTATCTGGAGAAAAAAGAAGAACTGACTGAGAAATATGCTCCGACTGCACAGGAAGCCACCGAAGAAGTTAATGAAGAAACACCTTCTGAGGGAAAACTCACCTGGCAGCAGCAAAAAGAAGAACAGGCTCGCAAGCGTAAACAGGAAAACGAACTTAAAAAAGTCGAAAAACGCATCGAGGAACTTGAAACACGAGATAAAGAGATCGACGACACTCTCGTTCTTCCGGATGTCTGTACGAATGTAGGACGCTGTGCGGAACTGAGCCGCGAAAAAGACAAGATTCAGGCAGAACTTGAAGAATTATATGAAAAATGGGAGGAACTTGCATAA
- a CDS encoding redox-sensing transcriptional repressor Rex, translated as MEAKQISKAVIKRLPRYYRYLGELLEDNVERISSNDLSKKMRVTASQIRQDLNNFGGFGQQGYGYNVKYLYTEIGKILGLDIVHPMIIVGAGNLGQALANYVEFEKRGFKLVGIFDVNPVLEGIAVRGIEIQMISDLPFFMKENNIEIAILTLPKNKARDMAEILIENGIKAIWNFAHIDLDTPDDVIVENVHLSESLMTLSYNLSQYRQEHIDDEK; from the coding sequence GTGGAAGCAAAACAGATTTCAAAAGCTGTGATTAAGAGACTGCCACGTTACTATAGATACCTTGGTGAACTTCTGGAAGACAATGTAGAGAGAATCTCTTCCAATGATCTTAGTAAAAAAATGCGTGTTACAGCGTCTCAGATACGTCAGGATCTGAATAATTTCGGGGGATTTGGACAGCAGGGATACGGTTATAATGTAAAATATCTTTATACAGAGATCGGTAAGATCCTGGGGCTGGATATCGTGCATCCGATGATCATTGTAGGAGCTGGTAATCTGGGGCAGGCACTTGCCAATTATGTTGAGTTTGAGAAGAGAGGATTCAAGCTGGTCGGTATTTTTGATGTAAATCCGGTACTTGAGGGAATTGCGGTTCGTGGGATTGAGATTCAGATGATCAGTGATCTTCCTTTCTTTATGAAAGAAAACAATATTGAGATCGCAATTCTGACATTGCCGAAGAATAAGGCACGTGATATGGCGGAGATTCTGATCGAGAACGGAATCAAAGCTATCTGGAATTTTGCACATATCGATCTGGATACTCCGGATGATGTGATCGTGGAGAATGTTCATCTTTCAGAGAGTCTTATGACATTATCCTATAATCTCAGTCAGTATCGTCAGGAACATATAGACGATGAGAAATAA